From one Lotus japonicus ecotype B-129 chromosome 3, LjGifu_v1.2 genomic stretch:
- the LOC130744006 gene encoding uncharacterized protein LOC130744006, giving the protein MAFPFPPGWSRPKMKLYDGDTDPTEHINFFVGAMQYAGASDPIYCRCFPMSLGKGPMNWFQNLPRGSLNNWDEVMTCFLSQYSLAKRIPKSEETLALIKQGPKESLKVFLNRFNKEAGDIPDLLPQVRLALVLSLRPGPFLTPLDGKKAKTIEEFQARSEKYINMEDATTLRASN; this is encoded by the coding sequence ATGGCTTTCCCCTTCCCACCGGGATGGTCAAGGCCAAAAATGAAACTCTACGATGGGGACACCGACCCTACGGAACACATCAACTTTTTCGTTGGAGCTATGCAGTACGCAGGAGCCAGCGACCCGATCTACTGCCGGTGCTTCCCGATGAGCCTGGGAAAAGGACCGATGAACTGGTTCCAGAACCTGCCTCGCGGCTCCTTGAACAACTGGGATGAAGTGATGACCTGCTTCCTCTCCCAGTACTCATTGGCGAAGCGCATACCAAAGTCCGAGGAGACTTTGGCGCTGATAAAGCAAGGCCCGAAGGAGTCACTGAAGGTTTTTCTCAATCGCTTCAACAAGGAGGCGGGAGACATTCCTGACCTCCTTCCCCAGGTCCGCTTGGCCCTAGTACTGTCCCTCCGACCGGGCCCGTTCCTCACCCCTTTAGATGGTAAGAAGGCAAAAACCATCGAGGAATTTCAGGCTCGCTCAGAGAAGTATATCAACATGGAGGACGCTACCACCCTAAGGGCCTCAAACTAG